The following coding sequences are from one Streptomyces sp. NBC_01232 window:
- a CDS encoding 6-phosphofructokinase, which produces MRIGVLTSGGDCPGLNAVIRSVVHRAVVDHGDEVIGFHDGWKGLLEADYRKLDLDAVGGILARGGTILGSSRVQPAHLRDGVERARGHVADLGLDAIIPIGGEGTLKAANLLSEAGLPIVGVPKTIDNDIASTDVTFGFDTAVGVATEALDRLKTTAESHQRVMVVEVMGRHTGWIALHSGMAAGAHAIVVPERPFDIDELTAIVGERFSAGKRFAIVVVAEGAKPRPGSMDFEERGKDIYGHERFAGIGNLLAVELENRLGKEARPVILGHVQRGGTPTAYDRVLATRFGWHAVEAAHRGEFGMLTALRGTDIVMVPLSEATSTLKTVPAERYDEAQTVL; this is translated from the coding sequence ATGCGCATAGGTGTGCTCACTTCCGGTGGCGACTGCCCCGGTCTCAACGCCGTCATCCGCTCCGTCGTGCACCGTGCCGTGGTCGACCACGGCGATGAGGTGATCGGCTTCCACGACGGCTGGAAGGGCCTGCTGGAGGCGGACTACCGCAAGCTCGACCTCGACGCCGTCGGCGGCATCCTCGCCCGCGGCGGCACCATCCTCGGCTCCTCCCGGGTCCAGCCTGCGCACCTGCGCGACGGTGTGGAGCGCGCCCGCGGCCACGTCGCGGACCTCGGCCTCGACGCGATCATCCCGATCGGCGGCGAGGGCACCCTGAAGGCCGCGAACCTGCTCTCCGAGGCCGGTCTGCCGATCGTCGGCGTCCCGAAGACCATCGACAACGACATCGCCTCCACCGACGTCACCTTCGGCTTCGACACCGCCGTCGGGGTCGCCACGGAGGCGCTGGACCGGCTGAAGACCACCGCCGAGTCCCACCAGCGCGTGATGGTCGTGGAGGTCATGGGCCGCCACACCGGCTGGATCGCCCTGCACTCGGGCATGGCGGCGGGCGCGCACGCGATCGTCGTCCCGGAGCGCCCCTTCGACATCGACGAGCTGACGGCGATCGTCGGCGAGCGGTTCTCCGCGGGCAAGCGGTTCGCGATCGTCGTGGTGGCCGAGGGCGCCAAGCCCAGGCCCGGCTCGATGGACTTCGAGGAGCGCGGCAAGGACATCTACGGCCACGAGCGGTTCGCCGGCATCGGCAACCTGCTCGCCGTGGAACTGGAGAACCGCCTGGGCAAGGAGGCCCGTCCGGTGATCCTGGGCCACGTCCAGCGCGGCGGCACGCCGACCGCGTACGACCGGGTGCTCGCCACCCGCTTCGGCTGGCACGCGGTGGAGGCTGCGCACCGGGGCGAGTTCGGCATGCTGACCGCGCTGCGCGGGACGGACATCGTGATGGTGCCCCTCTCCGAGGCCACCTCGACCCTCAAGACGGTTCCGGCCGAGCGGTACGACGAGGCGCAGACCGTTCTCTGA
- a CDS encoding cytochrome c oxidase assembly protein has protein sequence MDHSGHGMDMNMDLPPFTLGRGLEFSFDAFFLFASLAGLALYAWGVLRLRRRGDSWPPGRTIAFTAGVLTVILVMCTKLNDYGMVMFSVHMVQHMVISMVTPILVLLGAPVTLALRALPPAARGSKGPRELLLMLLHSRYMKVVTHPAFTIPMFIASLYALYFTPLFDFLMESRTGHIAMMVHFLAVGLIFFWPIMGIDPGPHRPGYVMRMLELFAGMPFHAFFGIALMMASQPMIKTYANPPASLGIDPLLDQQWGGGIAWAFSEIPSVLVLIALVYQWYHSEQRAARRSDRAEDRNGDKELEAYNSYLASLQARGQ, from the coding sequence ATGGATCACAGCGGGCACGGCATGGACATGAACATGGACTTGCCGCCGTTCACTCTCGGGCGTGGTCTGGAGTTCTCCTTCGACGCCTTCTTCCTGTTCGCCTCCCTGGCCGGGCTCGCCCTCTACGCGTGGGGCGTGCTGCGGCTGCGCCGGCGCGGGGACTCCTGGCCGCCGGGCCGGACCATCGCCTTCACGGCGGGCGTGCTGACCGTGATCCTCGTGATGTGCACCAAGCTGAACGACTACGGCATGGTCATGTTCAGCGTGCACATGGTCCAGCACATGGTGATCAGCATGGTCACCCCGATCCTGGTGCTGCTGGGTGCTCCGGTGACGCTGGCCCTGCGTGCGCTGCCGCCGGCCGCCCGCGGCTCCAAGGGGCCGCGCGAGCTGCTGCTGATGCTGCTCCACAGCCGGTACATGAAGGTGGTCACCCACCCCGCGTTCACGATCCCGATGTTCATCGCGAGCCTGTACGCGCTGTACTTCACGCCGCTCTTCGACTTCCTGATGGAGAGCCGCACGGGGCACATCGCGATGATGGTCCACTTCCTCGCGGTCGGCCTGATCTTCTTCTGGCCGATCATGGGCATCGACCCGGGTCCGCACCGGCCGGGTTATGTGATGCGGATGCTGGAGCTGTTCGCGGGGATGCCCTTCCACGCGTTCTTCGGCATCGCCCTGATGATGGCCAGCCAGCCGATGATCAAGACGTACGCGAACCCTCCGGCGTCGCTCGGCATCGACCCGCTGCTCGACCAGCAGTGGGGCGGCGGCATCGCCTGGGCCTTCAGCGAGATCCCCTCGGTGCTGGTCCTGATCGCCCTGGTGTACCAGTGGTACCACTCCGAGCAGCGGGCCGCACGACGGTCCGACCGCGCCGAGGACCGCAACGGCGACAAGGAGCTGGAGGCGTACAACTCGTATCTCGCCTCGCTCCAAGCGCGTGGCCAGTAG
- a CDS encoding lysophospholipid acyltransferase family protein, with the protein MFYHLLKHVLLGPMLRLLFRPRIEGLENIPAEGAAIVAGNHLSFSDHFLMPAILKRRITFLAKAEYFTGPGVKGRLTAFFFRSAGQIPVDRSGKDAGQAALREGLGVLAKDELLGIYPEGTRSHDGRLYKGKVGVAAMALGAGVPVVPCAMVGTFEIQPPGKKIPKIRRVTIRFGEPLDFSRYAGMEGERAVLRAVTDEIMYAILGLSGQEYVDRYAGEVKAEEEEQRKKARRSAR; encoded by the coding sequence GTGTTCTACCACTTGCTCAAGCACGTGTTGCTCGGTCCCATGCTGCGGCTGCTGTTCAGACCCAGGATCGAGGGCCTGGAGAACATCCCGGCCGAGGGCGCCGCGATCGTCGCGGGCAACCACCTGTCGTTCTCGGACCACTTCCTGATGCCCGCGATCCTCAAGCGCCGGATCACCTTCCTGGCGAAGGCCGAATACTTCACCGGCCCCGGGGTCAAGGGCCGGCTCACCGCCTTCTTCTTCCGCAGCGCCGGGCAGATCCCGGTGGACCGGTCGGGCAAGGACGCCGGACAGGCCGCGCTGCGCGAGGGGCTGGGAGTGCTGGCCAAGGACGAGCTGCTGGGCATCTATCCGGAGGGTACGCGCTCGCACGACGGCCGGCTCTACAAGGGCAAGGTGGGTGTGGCCGCGATGGCCCTGGGCGCCGGGGTGCCCGTCGTGCCCTGCGCGATGGTCGGCACCTTCGAGATCCAGCCGCCCGGGAAGAAGATCCCGAAGATCCGGCGGGTGACGATCCGCTTCGGTGAGCCGCTGGACTTCTCCCGGTACGCCGGGATGGAGGGCGAACGGGCCGTCCTGCGGGCGGTGACCGACGAGATCATGTACGCGATCCTCGGACTCTCCGGCCAGGAGTACGTCGACCGGTACGCCGGCGAGGTCAAGGCCGAGGAGGAGGAACAGCGGAAGAAGGCCCGGCGCTCCGCGCGCTGA
- a CDS encoding alpha/beta hydrolase, with the protein MIRNAALASAATLITGTLAASLLLAPPAVAASASADHDIRLPEALGVQIAAARAARTGIDWKDCPADWGLEKPIQCGWVKVPLDYAKPYGKTIDIAVDRIGSTGTKEERQGALVYNPGGPGGSGMRFPRRVTTKSPLWVNASKAYDFVGFDPRGVGHSAPISCIDPQEFVKAPKADPVPDSEADKRAQRKLAAEYADGCKERSGEMLPHMTTPNTARDLDVVRAGLGESKLNFLGVSYGTYLGGVYATLFPTHVRRMIVDSVVDPSQDNIWYEANLGQDVAFQMRWNDWQDWVAKNDAVFHLGNTRAKVEAKWQELRAKAKANPLGGIVGPAELIGFFQGAPYYDSSWVPVAQTFAAWAAGDEQALIDAIAPDMTDVKGNASSENGNAVYTAVECADAKWPTSWSKWDRDNTKLHQKYPFLTWSNAWMNLPCATWKSKQSTPIAVGAKRGLPPVLIVQSERDAATPYKGAVELHRRLAGSRLITEKNAGSHGVTSLLNPCINSRVDAYLLTGKVDAKDVTCDPHATPVAPAPAAAKSLSSDAPAGPPVFPAPQELPSVR; encoded by the coding sequence GTGATACGCAACGCGGCGCTGGCGAGCGCCGCCACACTGATCACCGGAACGCTCGCGGCGAGCCTGCTGCTGGCCCCGCCGGCCGTGGCGGCCTCCGCCTCCGCCGACCACGACATCAGGCTGCCGGAGGCCCTGGGCGTGCAGATCGCCGCCGCCCGCGCCGCCCGCACCGGGATCGACTGGAAGGACTGCCCGGCCGACTGGGGCCTGGAGAAGCCCATCCAGTGCGGCTGGGTGAAGGTCCCGCTCGACTACGCGAAGCCGTACGGCAAGACCATCGACATCGCCGTCGACCGGATCGGCAGCACGGGGACCAAGGAGGAGCGCCAGGGCGCGCTCGTCTACAACCCCGGCGGCCCCGGCGGTTCCGGCATGCGCTTCCCGCGCCGCGTCACCACCAAGAGCCCGCTGTGGGTCAATGCGTCCAAGGCCTACGACTTCGTGGGCTTCGACCCGCGCGGTGTCGGTCACTCGGCGCCGATCTCCTGCATCGACCCGCAGGAGTTCGTCAAGGCCCCCAAGGCCGACCCGGTCCCGGACTCCGAGGCCGACAAGCGCGCCCAGCGCAAGCTCGCCGCCGAGTACGCGGACGGCTGCAAGGAGCGCAGCGGCGAGATGCTGCCGCACATGACCACGCCGAACACCGCGCGCGACCTCGACGTCGTCCGCGCCGGCCTCGGCGAGTCCAAGCTGAACTTCCTCGGCGTCTCCTACGGCACCTACCTGGGCGGGGTCTACGCGACCCTCTTCCCGACCCATGTGCGCCGCATGATCGTCGACAGCGTGGTGGACCCGTCGCAGGACAACATCTGGTACGAGGCCAACCTCGGCCAGGACGTCGCCTTCCAGATGCGCTGGAACGACTGGCAGGACTGGGTCGCCAAGAACGACGCGGTGTTCCACCTCGGAAACACCCGCGCCAAGGTCGAGGCCAAGTGGCAGGAGCTGCGCGCCAAGGCCAAGGCCAACCCGCTCGGCGGGATCGTCGGACCGGCCGAGCTCATCGGCTTCTTCCAGGGCGCCCCGTACTACGACTCCTCCTGGGTGCCCGTCGCCCAGACCTTCGCCGCCTGGGCCGCCGGTGACGAGCAGGCGCTCATCGACGCCATCGCCCCGGACATGACGGACGTCAAGGGCAACGCGTCCTCGGAGAACGGCAACGCCGTCTACACCGCCGTCGAGTGCGCCGACGCCAAGTGGCCCACCAGCTGGTCCAAGTGGGACCGGGACAACACCAAGCTGCACCAGAAGTACCCGTTCCTGACCTGGTCCAACGCGTGGATGAACCTGCCCTGCGCGACCTGGAAGTCCAAGCAGAGCACCCCGATCGCCGTCGGCGCCAAGCGCGGGCTGCCCCCGGTGCTGATCGTCCAGTCCGAGCGGGACGCGGCCACGCCGTACAAGGGCGCGGTCGAGCTGCACCGCCGCCTCGCCGGCTCGCGTCTGATCACCGAGAAGAACGCCGGCTCGCACGGTGTCACCAGCCTGCTGAACCCCTGCATCAACAGCCGGGTGGACGCCTACCTGCTCACCGGCAAGGTCGACGCCAAGGACGTGACGTGCGACCCGCACGCCACCCCGGTGGCCCCGGCCCCGGCCGCGGCGAAGTCGCTGTCGTCCGACGCCCCGGCCGGACCCCCGGTCTTCCCGGCGCCGCAGGAGCTCCCCTCCGTCCGCTAG